TATCTGGGGCTTGATCCGTTCGCGCATGGTCTAACATTAGACTGATGGTCACGTCGGCGCCCCGGTCCAGCATCGTTGTAATAATACCTTGTTCCTGTGCGGGTAACTGTGCAAAGCCAGCCAGTTCAACATACACGTGCATTCCGGTTAAATCCTGTTGTTGCAAATAATGATTCAACTGGGCTAACACATCCGCCGCTTTTAGATACTTACCCGCAGTGGCTGTGGTAAAGTCAGCATAAATTAGGGCCAAATCATGTAGCTTCGCCTTTAAATCTCCCGCTGGCGCCTGTTCAGCTAATTGAACAACCGCTTCAGGCGTTAAATTAGCGGTCTGCAATTCATTGATTTCTTTTGCTAGTTGGGTCACAAAACCAGTCTGGTTGCTTTCCCCACCGAAAAGTTGCAATTCCGTCGCATGGGCCCGTAAAATTTTAAAGAGCAGCATGTTGACACCGGCTGCTGATAACCGCGGCACCTGGTATGCTGCTTCATTTTTCATTAAATACCAAGCTAACCGGGTAAACGAAAACACTTGGACTTGCGTTTGCGCATATAAATCGGGCTGCGCAAAAGCTTGTGACAAGCGGTTTAAAACATCAACTTCAGTCTCAAACTTAATATGATTGGGAACCAAATAAAAAAACTGATCAGTCGGCTGGGCCTTTAATGCGGCCACTAACTGGGCCACCATCGTTGTCCGGTGATCCTGCTTAGCTGGACCTAAAACGAATTGTAAACTCACTAGAATAACCTCCCTCAATCTGAACAAACGTTCTACTAATTAAGTTTAATTATCGCATAATTAACACGACAAAAAAAGGACGTTGCCAGCAGTTTTTACCCGAAAAATGCAGGTCACTTACCGACAAAAAAAGCCCTCAAGCTTGGCTGCTGAGCCAAGCTCGGGGGCTTGCTAACTTTTTTAGTTTAAATCATTAGGCCCAAGCGGCCGGATCTTCCCGCCAGGCATGTAATGAGGCTAATTCTTGGTCATCAATATAATTGGCGGCCCGAGCGACTTTAATCAGTGTGGTATAGTTCGACAAGCTAAACAATGGCAAGTTGGCAGCGGCAAAATTTTGCGTGGCAGCAGCCAGTTCATAACTAAAAACAGCACCGACCGCTAAAACATCACCCCCAGCGGCCTGAACCGCTTTAGCTGCTTGGAGCACGCTCCCACCTGTAGAGATTAAATCATCCAACATAACAACTTTAGCATCCGGTTTAAGGACCCCTTCAATCTGACGACCAGCGCCATGATCCTTAGGTTTAGAACGCACATAAATCAATGGTAAATTCAGAATTTGCGCCACCCAAGCCGCATGTGGAATCCCCGCAGTTGCGACGCCCGCAATCACTTGGGCTTCAGGATATTGTGCACGAATCACTGCGGCAATCCCCGCAGCAATATGTTGGCGAACCTGAGGATACGAAATCGTTAAGCGATTATCCGTATAAATGGGGCTATGAATCCCACTAGCCCAAGTAAATGGGTCGTTGGGACGTAACGTGACCGCCTTAATCGTTAATAAATCTGTCGCAATTGTTGCTGCTATTTCAGTCATTGCTAGCACTCCATTCAGTTAAAATTTGTTGATATGCTTGATACGGATCAGTTGCTTGGGTAATCGGTCGACCGACAACTAAGCCATTACTACCGGCTTGCGCCGCTGCTGCTGGCGTCATCACCCGTTGCTGATCGTCAGTCGCCGCTGTTAGTGGGCGGATTCCCGGCGTAATGCCAATAAAATCCGGGCCAACGGCGGCATGAATTGCTGCCACTTCTTGGGCGGAGCAAATAACCCCGTCACACCCACTCGTCTGCGCTAATTTTGCATAGTGCACCACACTGGCAGCAACGGTGCCAGGAATTTGTTGCTCATCATTCAACATCGTTTGACTGGTCGATGTCAGTTGGGTAATCGCCAATAACTGCGGTGCTGTTAACCCACGTTCAGCAGCTCCCGCGACCAGGCCCTGTTTTGCTGCCGTCAACATAGCTGCTCCACCGGCGGCATGAACCGTCGTATAACGAACACCTAACCGACCGATGACCTGCATCGCTGCACCTACCGTATGGGGAATATCATGGAGCTTTAAATCCAAAAACACCGCATGCCCCCGCGCTTCAATGGCCGTTACAATCTGTGGTCCAGCAGCGTAAAAGAGTTCCATGCCCACTTTAACCGTTAACGATAACTGTGCCGGAAAGCGGTCTAAAAAAGCCAATGCTTGCGTTGCAGTTGGAAAATCCAAGGCGATTATCACTGGTCGACTCATCCTTGCACCTCCGAAATCAATTGGGTTAAGCTCGTAATCCCATATTGATCCATTGCTGCAGGCAAACCCGCAATAATATCCGTGCAGGCGGTCGGCTGCCCATACGTCGCTGCGCCAACTTGGACTGCATTGGCACCGGCTAAGTAAAATTCCAATACATCGGCTGGCGTAAAGACGCCTCCGACACCAATAATTGGTAACTTGGTGTGTTGCCGAACTTCATGAATCATCCGCACAGCTAATGGATGAATAGCTTTGCCAGATAAACCACCAGTGCCATGCGCTAAAATGGGTTGCCGGGTCTGCAAATCAATCCCCATCCCCGTTAGCGTATTAATCATAGTTAATCCGGCAGCCCCGCCAGCTTCAGCGGCTTGCGCAATTGGAACAATTGCCGTTACATTCGGCGTTAGCTTCATAAAAACAGGTTTATCAACCGCCGTCACAATTTGTCGTGTTAGAGCTTCCACCACGGCTGGGTCAGTGCCAAACGCCAAGCCACCGTGATCAACATTGGGACATGAAATATTAATTTCCAGTAATTTAACGTTCGGTGCCGTTGCCATTTGTTGGGCCACTGTCACATATTCGTCAAATGTGTTACCGGCTACACTCCCAACGACTGGTAAATCTGGATAATGCGTCGCTAGCCATGGCAACTTTTCTGCCAACACATTTTCGATGCCTGGATTTTTCAACCCAATCGCATTCAACCAACCAGCAGACGTTACTGCAGTTGTTGGTCGTGGATTACCCACGCGAGGTTGGGCAGTTGTGGATTTTATCACGAGGCCACCCAAATCACCCAGTGCTAATTGTTGCGCCATCGTTTGACCATAAGCGGCTGTACCGCTGGCGGGCATCACTGGATTTTTAAACGTTACCCCTGCTAAATTAACTGCTAATCGTTCCATGTTGATCCCCTTTTCCTATTTATAAGGCTTGCGTCACAAATGATTGTGATTCTAAGACTTGCAAAATTGCAGCAACCGTATCTAAAGCGGTAAACAACGGAATGCCATGGGCAATTGCCGTATTACGAATCAACGTCCCATCGTTTTCAGCTTGTTCTTCATCTGAAACGGTATTAATTACCACTTGAACTTGTCCCGCCTCCATTTGATGGCGTAAGTCATGTTCACCGGTTGCAATTTTATTGACCACCTTGACTGGTAAGCCAGCTGCGGTCAGGTCCGTGGCAGTGCCACTAGTCGCCATTAATTGGAAGCCCAGTTCATGGAACCGTTGGGCTAATTGCCGCGCTTCAGGTTTATCATCATCGCGCACCGTAATCAAGACATTGCCATGGCTCGGTACGTGGAGTTTTGCTGCTTCAAAAGCTTTATATAACGCTTTTGCCATCGTCTGATCGCTCCCCATCACTTCACCAGTAGACTTCATTTCTGGTCCTAACAGACTGTCAACACGGTTCAACTTGGAAAATGAGAAGACTGGGGCTTTAACATGTACGAGTGGCCCCGGCTGCACTAAGCCCGTCGCATAGCCTTGCGCTTGCAGGGTTTGTCCTAGAATAACACGCGTTGCGACCCGGGCCATCGGAATCCCGGTAACCTTGCTTAAAAATGGCACCGTCCGACTAGCCCGGGGATTAACTTCAATCACATACACTTGCTCATCGTGAATGACAAATTGAATATTCATCATACCGATGCAGTTTAAAGTCAGGGCCAATTGTTTCGTATAAGTCACAATTTGTTGTTGCACCACTGCCGAAAGTGATTGTGGCGGATAGACGGCCATCGAGTCTCCCGAATGGACGCCCGCTCGTTCGATATGTTCCATAATGCCCGGAATCAAGACCGTTTCACCATCACAGATGGCGTCCACTTCACATTCTTTACCGACTAAATATCGGTCCACTAACACCGGATGGTCATGAGAGACTTGGACCGCATTATGCATGTAATAGTCCAAATCCGCCCGTTTTTTAACGATTTCCATCGCCCGACCACCTAATACATAACTTGGCCGAACTAAGACCGGATAGCCTAAGCGGTCCGCAATCGCCAATGCCGTGGCTTCATCACTAGCCGTATCGCCAGCTGGTTGTGGAATCTGTAATTGCTTAATCACCCGATCAAATTCATCGCGGTCTTCAGCACGGTTCACATCCGCCACGCTGGTGCCAAGAATTTTAACACCACGTTTTGCTAACGGCGCAGCTAAATTAATCGCAGTCTGACCCCCAAATTGCACGATAACCCCTAAGGGCTGTTCCAAATCAATCACATTCAAAACATCTTCTAAGGTCAAAGGTTCAAAATATAGTTTATCGGAAATCGAGAAATCGGTTGAAACTGTTTCTGGATTGCTATTCATAATAATCGCTTCATAACCAGCTTGTTGAATTGCTTTAACTGAATGAACCGTGGCATAATCAAATTCCACACCTTGCCCAATCCGAATCGGTCCAGAACCAAGAACTAAGACCGATTGGCGTGCACTAACCTGACTTTCATTTTCAGTCTCATACGTGCCATAGTAATACGGCGTCGTGGAAGCAAATTCACCTGCACAAGTATCCACCATCTTATAAACCGGCGTTAACTGATTAGCTTGCCGAAAATGGCGAACGGTATCAACTGTTTCGTGCCATAAATTGGCCACCGTCGCATCCGCAAACCCATTTTGTTTAGCAGTTGTCAGGATTTCCAGATTATCCGGCTGCGCGGTTAACGCTCGTTCAAGTTCAATCAAATGTAATAATTTATCCAAGTAGAATACGTTAATCTTGGTTAATTCCGCTAAGTCTTCAATCTGATACCCCCGACGAATCGCCGCGGCTAAGTAAAATAGCCGGTCATCTTGCGCATGAATCAGCTTATCGCTAAGCGTATCGTCGTCAACCGTTGCTAATGCCGGGTCATCAATATAAGTATGACCAATTTCTAGGGAGCGGACCGCTTTTAACGTGGCTTCTTCGATATTACGCCCAATGGCCATCACTTCGCCAGTGGCTTTCATTTGGGTGCCAAGACGCCGATCAGCATGGGTAAATTTATCAAATGGCCACCGTGGAATCTTGCAAACCACGTAATCCAATGCCGGTTCAAACTCCGCATACGTGGTACCAGTAACCGGATTTTTAATTTCGTCTAAGTGCAACCCGACCGCAATTTTGGCAGCCATTTTCGCAATGGGATACCCCGTCGCCTTAGAGGCTAAGGCCGATGACCGACTTACCCGGGGGTTCACTTCGATAATATAATAGTTAAAACTGTTAGGGTCTAAGGCAAGTTGAACATTGCAGCCCCCTTCAATTTTCAATGCCCGAATAATCTTTAACGATGCATCCCGTAAACGTTGCACTTCACGATCAGATAAGGTTTGGACGGGCGCATACACAATCGAATCCCCGGTATGAATTCCCACGGGGTCGAAGTTTTCCATGTTACAAACTACCATCGCATTATCGGCCGCATCCCGCATGACTTCAAATTCAATTTCTTTATACCCAGCAATGCTTTGTTCAATCAAGACTTGGGTCACTGGCGACAACGCCAACCCATTTTCAGCAATCGTCCGTAAGTCGACTTCGTTTTCAGCAATCCCACCGCCCGTGCCACCCATAGTAAAGGCCGGGCGCACGATGACCGGATAGCCGGTCGTTGTTGCAAAAGATACAGCATCTTCAACCGTATAAGCAATCCCTGAAGCTGGAACGGGTTCACCTAAGGTCTCCATCAGTTCTTTGAATTTCTCGCGATCTTCTGCTTGGTCAATTGCACTCAACTTGGTTCCCAATAATTCAATTTTAAGTGCTGTTAAAATACCGGAATCTGCTAATTCCATCGCCATATTTAGCCCTTGTTGTCCACCTAAAGTCGGCAGAATGGCATCCGGATGTTCCTTACGCAGAATTTGCGAAACGAACTCTAAAGTGATTGGTTCTAAGTAAACCTGATCGGCAATTTCTTTGTCCGTCATAATGGTCGCTGGATTTGAGTTAACTAAAACAACTTCATAGCCAAGTTCTTTTAAAGCTAAGCAAGCTTGGGTCCCAGAATAATCAAATTCAGCAGCTTGCCCAATAATAATGGGGCCCGAACCAATGACCATAATTTTATGAATATCTGTGCGTTTAGGCATTGAAATTGCTTCCTTTCTGCGTCGTTGCTTGTGCAGCCATTAAATCAATAAATTCATCAAAAACATGGTCAGCATCATGGGGGCCCGGGGCGGCGTCCGGATGATATTGAACTGAAAAGGCCGGATAGTGCCGATGTCTAACGCCTTCGACGGTACCGTCATTAATTTCTTCGTGCGTTATCATCAAGTCGGTTTGTACTAATGAGGCCCGATCCACCGCATAACCATGATTTTGGGACGTAAAGTCAATTCGGCCCGTCGCAATTTCTCGCACCGGATGATTGAAGCCCCGATGTCCAAATTTCATTTTGAAAGTATCGGCCCCATTTGCTAAAGCAAATAACTGGTGCCCTAAACAAATACCAAAGAGTGGCACGTGCTTTTCAACTTCACGAATCATCGTCAACGCTTCAGGCACCGCTTTAGGATCACCCGGGCCATTCGTTAACATGATCCCATCTGGATTTAACGCTAGAATTTGGCTAGCCGTCGTGTTGTACGGTAACACGGTCACGTTACATTGTCGTTTAGCTAATTCTCGCAAAATGGAATGTTTCAACCCGAAATCAACCACGACCACGTTGGGTCCAGTAGCTGGATTCGGATAAGCATTGGTGGTAGAACTTTCAGCCACAACGGCCGCATTCAAGACTGTGGCCTGTAGCCGCGTCACAGTATCTGATTTAACCGTATCCACAATGGTCGCCTTCATCGCTCCCATCGTCCGAATATGCTTCGTTACTGCACGCGTATCAATCCCCGTAATCCCAGGAATTCCTGTCATTTTCAAGTAATCATCCAACGACATTTCACTACGCCAATTGCTGGCACGACGGGCAAGTTCATGCACGACCACGCCTTTACAAGTCGGTGTTATTGATTCATGATCATCACGATTAATCCCATAATTACCAATTAAAGGATAGGTAAACATCAAGATTTCACCATTATATGATTGATCTGTAATCGATTCTTGGTACCCACTCATGCCGGTATTAAAAACTAACTCACCGAGTGCAACTGTTGGCGCCCCAAAAGCGGTACCGGGATAAATTGTCCCATCCGCTAAGACTAAATATCGTTTCATGCTTGCCGT
This region of Lactobacillus sp. CBA3605 genomic DNA includes:
- the pyrE gene encoding orotate phosphoribosyltransferase; this encodes MTEIAATIATDLLTIKAVTLRPNDPFTWASGIHSPIYTDNRLTISYPQVRQHIAAGIAAVIRAQYPEAQVIAGVATAGIPHAAWVAQILNLPLIYVRSKPKDHGAGRQIEGVLKPDAKVVMLDDLISTGGSVLQAAKAVQAAGGDVLAVGAVFSYELAAATQNFAAANLPLFSLSNYTTLIKVARAANYIDDQELASLHAWREDPAAWA
- the pyrF gene encoding orotidine-5'-phosphate decarboxylase; amino-acid sequence: MSRPVIIALDFPTATQALAFLDRFPAQLSLTVKVGMELFYAAGPQIVTAIEARGHAVFLDLKLHDIPHTVGAAMQVIGRLGVRYTTVHAAGGAAMLTAAKQGLVAGAAERGLTAPQLLAITQLTSTSQTMLNDEQQIPGTVAASVVHYAKLAQTSGCDGVICSAQEVAAIHAAVGPDFIGITPGIRPLTAATDDQQRVMTPAAAAQAGSNGLVVGRPITQATDPYQAYQQILTEWSASND
- a CDS encoding dihydroorotate dehydrogenase gives rise to the protein MERLAVNLAGVTFKNPVMPASGTAAYGQTMAQQLALGDLGGLVIKSTTAQPRVGNPRPTTAVTSAGWLNAIGLKNPGIENVLAEKLPWLATHYPDLPVVGSVAGNTFDEYVTVAQQMATAPNVKLLEINISCPNVDHGGLAFGTDPAVVEALTRQIVTAVDKPVFMKLTPNVTAIVPIAQAAEAGGAAGLTMINTLTGMGIDLQTRQPILAHGTGGLSGKAIHPLAVRMIHEVRQHTKLPIIGVGGVFTPADVLEFYLAGANAVQVGAATYGQPTACTDIIAGLPAAMDQYGITSLTQLISEVQG
- the carB gene encoding carbamoyl-phosphate synthase large subunit produces the protein MPKRTDIHKIMVIGSGPIIIGQAAEFDYSGTQACLALKELGYEVVLVNSNPATIMTDKEIADQVYLEPITLEFVSQILRKEHPDAILPTLGGQQGLNMAMELADSGILTALKIELLGTKLSAIDQAEDREKFKELMETLGEPVPASGIAYTVEDAVSFATTTGYPVIVRPAFTMGGTGGGIAENEVDLRTIAENGLALSPVTQVLIEQSIAGYKEIEFEVMRDAADNAMVVCNMENFDPVGIHTGDSIVYAPVQTLSDREVQRLRDASLKIIRALKIEGGCNVQLALDPNSFNYYIIEVNPRVSRSSALASKATGYPIAKMAAKIAVGLHLDEIKNPVTGTTYAEFEPALDYVVCKIPRWPFDKFTHADRRLGTQMKATGEVMAIGRNIEEATLKAVRSLEIGHTYIDDPALATVDDDTLSDKLIHAQDDRLFYLAAAIRRGYQIEDLAELTKINVFYLDKLLHLIELERALTAQPDNLEILTTAKQNGFADATVANLWHETVDTVRHFRQANQLTPVYKMVDTCAGEFASTTPYYYGTYETENESQVSARQSVLVLGSGPIRIGQGVEFDYATVHSVKAIQQAGYEAIIMNSNPETVSTDFSISDKLYFEPLTLEDVLNVIDLEQPLGVIVQFGGQTAINLAAPLAKRGVKILGTSVADVNRAEDRDEFDRVIKQLQIPQPAGDTASDEATALAIADRLGYPVLVRPSYVLGGRAMEIVKKRADLDYYMHNAVQVSHDHPVLVDRYLVGKECEVDAICDGETVLIPGIMEHIERAGVHSGDSMAVYPPQSLSAVVQQQIVTYTKQLALTLNCIGMMNIQFVIHDEQVYVIEVNPRASRTVPFLSKVTGIPMARVATRVILGQTLQAQGYATGLVQPGPLVHVKAPVFSFSKLNRVDSLLGPEMKSTGEVMGSDQTMAKALYKAFEAAKLHVPSHGNVLITVRDDDKPEARQLAQRFHELGFQLMATSGTATDLTAAGLPVKVVNKIATGEHDLRHQMEAGQVQVVINTVSDEEQAENDGTLIRNTAIAHGIPLFTALDTVAAILQVLESQSFVTQAL
- a CDS encoding carbamoyl phosphate synthase small subunit translates to MKRYLVLADGTIYPGTAFGAPTVALGELVFNTGMSGYQESITDQSYNGEILMFTYPLIGNYGINRDDHESITPTCKGVVVHELARRASNWRSEMSLDDYLKMTGIPGITGIDTRAVTKHIRTMGAMKATIVDTVKSDTVTRLQATVLNAAVVAESSTTNAYPNPATGPNVVVVDFGLKHSILRELAKRQCNVTVLPYNTTASQILALNPDGIMLTNGPGDPKAVPEALTMIREVEKHVPLFGICLGHQLFALANGADTFKMKFGHRGFNHPVREIATGRIDFTSQNHGYAVDRASLVQTDLMITHEEINDGTVEGVRHRHYPAFSVQYHPDAAPGPHDADHVFDEFIDLMAAQATTQKGSNFNA